DNA from Aggregatimonas sangjinii:
AGCTGGTTGTTCCTCATAGAACAAAATCCATTCCAAAACCTAGTTATTCTTACCGATCAACGCAAAGTCTAAATGGCGTTTGATCAAATCGGTACTTTTAACCATAACGACTACTTCATCACCTAAGGTATATTTCGTCTTCGTACGTTCGCCGACGATGGCGTACTCCTTTTCATCAAAGATATAATAATCCCCTTTGATATCCCGAATACGAACCATGCCCTCGCACTTGTTCTCGATAATCTCTACATACATACCCCACTCGGTAACTCCCGAAATTACTCCTACGAACTCCTTGTCCTGATGATCCTGCATGAACTTGATCTGCATATACTTGATGGAATCCCTCTCAGCACTTGAGGCCAAGTATTCCATATCGGAAGAGTGTTTGCATTTTTGCTCATAAACCTCAGCTTTGGCCGAGGCGCCCCCATCGAGATAATGTTGTAATAAACGATGTACCATGACATCGGGATACCGACGTATAGGTGAGGTAAAGTGTGAATAGTAGTCGAAAGCCAATCCGTAGTGACCAATATTGTCAGTAGTATAAATCGCCTTGCTCATACTGCGGATGGCCAAGGTATCTACTAAATTCTGCTCCTTTTGACCTTTTACATCCTCCAAAAGCTTATTAAGCGACGCACTGATGGATTTTTTATCCTTAAAGTCCAACTTATGCCCGAAACGTGAGATAATGCCGTTAAGCGCCTGTAACTTGTCTTCATTCGGATCATCGTGAATACGATAGACGAAGGTTTTCTTTGGTTTTTGCTTTCCGATAAATTCAGCGACCTTTCTATTCGCGAGAAGCATAAACTCCTCGATAAGTTTATTGGCATCCTTCGATTCTTTAAAGTAAACGCTTTCCGGTTCGTTTTGTTCGTTCAAATTAAATCGAACCTCGATAGAGTCGAATGAAATCGCACCTTTTTGCATTCGCTTTTCGCGCATGATCTTTGCCAGGGCATCCATTTTTAAAGTAGCGGTAACTACATCTTTAGAAACGGTATACCCGCCTTTTCGAATAGAAATAGCTTCCGGTATGTCTCCATTTCCATTTTCGATGATATGCTGGGCCTCTTCATACGCAAAACGCTCGTTACTATTGATTACCGTTCTCCCGAACCATTGGTTTTGCAATTGTGCCTTGGCGTTCAATTCAAAAATTGCCGAAAATGTATATTTCTCTTCGTTCGGACGCAACGAACAAGCGTTGTTGGAAAGTACTTCCGGCAACATTGGGACCACGCGATCTACTAGATATACGGACGTTGCACGATTATAGGCCTCATCGTCCAAAATCGTATCCGGCTGCAGATAATGCGAAACATCGGCAATATGAATTCCTATTTCGTAATTTCCGTTTTCCAGTACCTCAAAAGAAAGCGCATCATCAAAATCCTTCGCATCCTTGGGGTCTATGGTAAACGTAAGGGCATTTCGCATATCCCTTCGTTTTGCAATTTCGGCCGGTTTAATACTGGTATCCAACTGGTCGGCATAACGCTCAACCTCAACAGGAAATGCATAGGGTAAACCGTATTCCGCCAATATCGAGTGAATTTCGGTATCGTGCTCGCCTGGT
Protein-coding regions in this window:
- the rnr gene encoding ribonuclease R — its product is MSKKKKKAKNHRKNEITRGIFTVLEKEPKKTFNYKQIASKIGVTDAQDRNLLIKRLVQLKETKRILEEGRGQYKVPVSTKTYHTGTVDITGRGNAYIVIEGMDDDVFVPFNKLKKAFHKDTVEVYIYPKRNGKKLEGEITNILERKKNSFVGIVEMQKTFAFVKPTDFRMYTDIFVSKDKIGKAEDGDKVIVEITEWPDKADSPFGVVTEVLGKPGEHDTEIHSILAEYGLPYAFPVEVERYADQLDTSIKPAEIAKRRDMRNALTFTIDPKDAKDFDDALSFEVLENGNYEIGIHIADVSHYLQPDTILDDEAYNRATSVYLVDRVVPMLPEVLSNNACSLRPNEEKYTFSAIFELNAKAQLQNQWFGRTVINSNERFAYEEAQHIIENGNGDIPEAISIRKGGYTVSKDVVTATLKMDALAKIMREKRMQKGAISFDSIEVRFNLNEQNEPESVYFKESKDANKLIEEFMLLANRKVAEFIGKQKPKKTFVYRIHDDPNEDKLQALNGIISRFGHKLDFKDKKSISASLNKLLEDVKGQKEQNLVDTLAIRSMSKAIYTTDNIGHYGLAFDYYSHFTSPIRRYPDVMVHRLLQHYLDGGASAKAEVYEQKCKHSSDMEYLASSAERDSIKYMQIKFMQDHQDKEFVGVISGVTEWGMYVEIIENKCEGMVRIRDIKGDYYIFDEKEYAIVGERTKTKYTLGDEVVVMVKSTDLIKRHLDFALIGKNN